From the genome of Rhodobacteraceae bacterium Araon29, one region includes:
- a CDS encoding MFS transporter: MINKHLIIASWAPLCAFVVLGCCWGAFAALVPDLQAAIGAGDGELAGVMLIAAIGAITAMRFAPWLDSRLGRYGVVTLCAAALLAFQLPGLMNTWTGLTIAMFLCAASTGSLDVVMNAHLSQIEAHEGRPLMSFHHAMFSFAYAIAAFSTGLIREFGGGAVISFAIIGVFGLLMLPSMVLPKQVDQPNDADDAPISGANRFVVLIGIVIAIAFMAEQAAEGWSALHLERSLNVGAALGAIGPAILGLTMGVGRLAGQAMTQIFSEARVIQIAALFAACGSTLAATAINLPLTYIGFAALGLGISVIAPLGLALVGRVSPADQRVKAISNVALIGYTGFFIGPPLMGGLAELASLSVSFGALSLLLAFISLALIPMLARSFQKD, from the coding sequence ATGATTAACAAACACTTGATAATTGCATCTTGGGCGCCGCTTTGCGCTTTTGTTGTCTTAGGATGCTGTTGGGGTGCGTTCGCGGCCTTAGTTCCAGATTTGCAAGCTGCAATAGGCGCAGGTGATGGCGAATTGGCGGGAGTAATGTTGATCGCTGCGATTGGCGCAATCACGGCCATGCGCTTTGCGCCTTGGCTTGATAGCCGGTTAGGCCGCTATGGTGTGGTGACGTTATGTGCGGCAGCGCTTTTGGCTTTTCAACTGCCCGGTTTGATGAACACTTGGACCGGTTTGACAATCGCAATGTTCCTTTGTGCTGCATCCACCGGTAGTTTGGATGTGGTCATGAATGCGCATTTGTCTCAGATTGAAGCCCATGAAGGCCGTCCGTTGATGAGTTTTCACCACGCAATGTTTTCATTCGCCTATGCAATAGCTGCATTTTCCACCGGTCTCATTCGCGAATTTGGCGGCGGCGCTGTCATTAGCTTTGCGATCATTGGTGTTTTTGGCTTACTGATGCTGCCCTCAATGGTTTTGCCAAAGCAGGTAGATCAGCCAAATGATGCCGATGATGCACCAATCTCTGGTGCCAATCGGTTTGTGGTGTTGATCGGTATTGTCATCGCAATCGCATTTATGGCAGAGCAGGCCGCTGAGGGATGGTCTGCCCTACATTTGGAACGCTCCCTTAATGTCGGTGCGGCGCTCGGTGCGATTGGGCCTGCAATTTTGGGGCTTACAATGGGCGTGGGGCGACTTGCCGGTCAGGCCATGACGCAGATTTTTTCTGAAGCGCGGGTTATTCAGATTGCGGCGCTCTTTGCGGCCTGTGGCTCTACGCTTGCCGCAACTGCTATAAATCTGCCGTTGACGTATATAGGCTTTGCCGCCCTTGGTCTTGGTATCTCTGTCATAGCGCCTTTGGGTTTGGCTTTGGTGGGGCGGGTTAGTCCCGCAGATCAGCGGGTCAAAGCAATTTCGAATGTTGCTTTGATTGGCTATACTGGGTTTTTTATTGGGCCACCTCTGATGGGGGGCTTGGCTGAATTGGCCAGTCTTTCTGTATCGTTTGGTGCTTTATCGCTACTGCTTGCATTTATTAGCTTGGCGCTTATTCCTATGTTGGCACGATCCTTTCAAAAGGATTGA
- a CDS encoding 50S ribosomal protein L25/general stress protein Ctc, whose translation MAGKIPDLEAIERTGTGKGAARQARRDGMVPGVAYGGGIDPLPIQIPRNELLKRLKAGRFMSTLFNLKVEGHEDVRVICRDVQRHVVKDLPTHLDLMRLRRSSQINLFIPIEFVNEDTAPGIKQGGVLTIVRPEIELIVTAGDIPEKIEIDLSALNIGDVVTISSVNLPEGAKPTIDRDFVIANISAPSGLAASSDDDEGEAEEEASTEEVQEEE comes from the coding sequence ATGGCTGGAAAGATACCAGATCTTGAAGCGATCGAACGGACGGGGACAGGCAAGGGCGCCGCTCGTCAAGCACGCCGTGATGGCATGGTGCCGGGTGTAGCTTATGGAGGCGGCATTGACCCGCTCCCGATACAAATACCCCGCAATGAACTGCTAAAGCGCCTAAAAGCCGGGCGGTTTATGTCAACTTTATTTAATCTAAAAGTCGAGGGCCATGAAGATGTCCGCGTGATCTGCCGCGATGTGCAGCGTCATGTGGTCAAAGATCTTCCAACTCACCTCGACCTGATGCGCCTGCGTCGGTCATCGCAGATTAATCTGTTCATCCCGATTGAGTTCGTCAACGAAGACACAGCTCCGGGTATCAAACAGGGCGGCGTTTTAACCATCGTCCGGCCCGAGATTGAACTGATTGTGACAGCTGGAGATATTCCGGAAAAAATCGAAATCGACCTGTCTGCTCTAAACATTGGCGACGTGGTTACGATTTCTTCGGTCAATCTCCCAGAAGGCGCAAAGCCGACCATTGACCGGGATTTTGTGATTGCAAATATTTCCGCACCGAGTGGACTTGCCGCTTCTTCTGATGACGATGAAGGCGAAGCCGAAGAAGAGGCCAGCACTGAGGAAGTGCAAGAAGAAGAATAA
- a CDS encoding aminoacyl-tRNA hydrolase: MQIFVGLGNPGANYVHNRHNIGFMALDQIATENSFGPWKSKFQGRISEGRLGHEKVILLKPETFMNLSGQSVGEAMRFFKLEPTDITVFHDELDLAPGKCRVKSGGGHAGHNGLRSLHQHIGADYQRVRLGIGHPGHKDAVAGYVLHDFAKTDQDWLPDLLSGIADGAGKLAQADTGGFMNAVAISVQKATAAAAAKSPKPTQNSDSTNAAKTDMETPDTKTTLQKLIDKFK; the protein is encoded by the coding sequence ATGCAGATTTTTGTCGGACTTGGAAACCCTGGTGCAAATTATGTACATAACCGGCATAATATTGGCTTTATGGCACTTGACCAGATTGCAACAGAAAATAGCTTTGGGCCTTGGAAAAGTAAGTTCCAGGGACGCATTAGTGAAGGCCGTCTAGGGCACGAAAAAGTCATTTTGCTCAAACCAGAAACCTTTATGAACCTTTCTGGTCAATCTGTTGGCGAGGCCATGCGGTTTTTCAAGCTTGAGCCTACGGATATAACTGTATTTCATGACGAGCTGGATCTTGCACCCGGAAAGTGCCGTGTCAAAAGCGGTGGCGGTCATGCAGGCCATAATGGTCTGCGCTCTTTGCACCAGCATATTGGCGCAGACTATCAACGCGTAAGGCTGGGGATTGGTCACCCAGGGCACAAAGATGCGGTCGCCGGTTATGTCTTGCATGATTTTGCAAAAACCGATCAGGACTGGCTGCCCGATTTGCTGTCAGGGATCGCAGATGGCGCCGGAAAACTGGCACAGGCCGATACTGGCGGCTTTATGAATGCGGTGGCTATCAGCGTTCAAAAAGCCACAGCGGCAGCAGCGGCAAAATCCCCCAAACCTACACAAAATAGTGACTCTACAAATGCAGCCAAAACCGATATGGAAACACCAGACACGAAAACCACTTTGCAAAAATTAATTGACAAATTTAAGTGA
- a CDS encoding DUF2332 family protein, translated as MTNLSDLKEDFRLQARSCAALGSPFMDQLMQLMADRLTPGDPVSDALFNWRGDRSASGASVPLRLAGGLHMLVLCNQDPNLRSVYPPNTPSDEALWTEVSNALKRHDKFLLEFIKLPPQTNEIRRSSVMIAASHLLADRFGLPMVLSELGASGGLNLLFDRYQLIVGKARFGAADPITTLAPDWSGPLPPDTRFEVINKAGVDLSPLDPTKDKDHLRLLAYSWPDQPDRIERLKSAAPHQTTKVDKEDVADWLPRRLSYHPKGHLHLVYNTIAWQYFPPPVQHSCTKALEQAGARATITSPLAHLAMEADEKSEGAGITLQIWPNGEKYNLGRVDFHGRWINWSKDAILT; from the coding sequence TTGACAAATTTAAGTGATCTAAAAGAAGATTTTCGGCTTCAGGCCCGTTCCTGCGCGGCGCTTGGGTCGCCATTTATGGATCAGTTGATGCAGCTGATGGCTGATCGTTTGACACCGGGTGATCCTGTTTCAGATGCTCTTTTCAATTGGCGCGGGGATCGCTCGGCCAGCGGTGCGTCGGTACCACTTCGATTGGCAGGCGGATTACATATGCTGGTACTTTGTAACCAAGACCCCAACTTGAGGTCCGTCTATCCCCCCAATACGCCAAGCGATGAAGCGCTTTGGACAGAGGTTAGCAACGCATTGAAAAGGCATGATAAGTTCCTGTTAGAGTTCATAAAATTGCCACCTCAAACCAATGAAATTCGGCGCAGCAGCGTGATGATCGCCGCCAGCCATCTTTTAGCGGATCGCTTTGGATTACCGATGGTACTGTCTGAATTGGGGGCCAGCGGCGGGCTCAATCTGTTGTTTGATCGCTACCAATTGATTGTGGGCAAAGCGCGGTTTGGCGCGGCCGATCCAATTACGACCCTTGCGCCGGATTGGAGTGGACCTTTGCCGCCAGATACTCGATTTGAAGTAATAAACAAAGCTGGCGTTGATCTTAGTCCACTGGATCCCACCAAAGATAAAGACCACCTGCGTTTGCTTGCCTATAGTTGGCCTGATCAGCCCGACAGGATTGAGCGTTTAAAGAGCGCGGCGCCGCATCAAACAACCAAAGTGGACAAAGAAGACGTCGCAGACTGGCTGCCTCGGCGGCTCAGCTATCACCCTAAAGGCCACCTTCATTTGGTCTATAATACAATAGCTTGGCAATATTTTCCGCCTCCGGTTCAACACTCATGCACCAAAGCACTAGAGCAAGCAGGCGCCAGAGCAACAATTACCAGCCCGCTGGCCCATTTGGCGATGGAAGCCGACGAAAAGTCAGAAGGCGCAGGCATCACCTTGCAAATTTGGCCCAATGGCGAAAAATATAACCTTGGCCGGGTTGATTTTCATGGGCGCTGGATCAATTGGTCTAAAGACGCCATACTGACCTAA
- a CDS encoding DUF2237 family protein: protein MKKDPSVNVIGSALTPCSYSPISGFFRDGFCNTCAEDQGSHTVCAVMTDEFLAYSKYVGNDLSTARAEFNFVGLKAGDSWCLCAARFLQAHDEGCAPNINLEATHLRATEIVPLEILERYKV, encoded by the coding sequence TTGAAAAAAGATCCCTCTGTGAATGTCATTGGCAGCGCGCTAACGCCTTGCTCTTATTCACCTATTAGCGGGTTTTTCCGCGATGGGTTTTGCAATACATGCGCCGAAGATCAGGGCAGCCACACTGTATGTGCTGTAATGACCGACGAATTTCTGGCCTATTCCAAATATGTTGGTAATGATCTTAGCACAGCACGGGCAGAGTTTAATTTTGTAGGCCTAAAAGCGGGCGACAGTTGGTGCCTGTGTGCCGCGCGGTTTCTACAGGCTCACGATGAGGGCTGCGCCCCAAATATCAATCTTGAAGCCACCCATTTACGTGCCACAGAAATTGTCCCTCTGGAAATTCTTGAGCGATATAAAGTCTAG
- a CDS encoding YdcF family protein: MDNLFFIASKTFWFFARPENVPLIVFILGFLALIRGHKRGALWFNGLGLLLYGGIALLPLGDIFLRPLETRFAANPKITDPAGIIILGGGEDETQSDFSRMANVNDAGERFLLGMALARQYPQSKVIFTGDTLSLTQHSISSADVARMLFTQSGIAPNRMIFERKSRNTVENAALTAKLVEGYETGPWVLVTSAFHMPRSVAVFCHAGWRNIVPYPVDFRSGHSLDRVKWDFAGHMDELNAGVREWIGLVAYRLSGRMGQLFLPGC; this comes from the coding sequence ATGGACAATTTATTCTTTATCGCCTCCAAAACATTTTGGTTTTTTGCGCGACCGGAAAATGTACCGCTTATAGTTTTTATCCTTGGATTTCTTGCCCTTATCCGTGGGCACAAGCGTGGGGCGCTTTGGTTTAACGGGTTGGGATTGCTGCTTTATGGGGGTATTGCGCTTTTGCCTTTGGGGGATATTTTTCTGCGCCCCCTCGAAACCCGCTTTGCGGCCAACCCGAAAATTACCGATCCTGCGGGGATCATTATCCTTGGCGGCGGCGAAGATGAAACCCAATCGGATTTTTCCCGCATGGCCAATGTCAACGATGCCGGCGAGCGGTTTTTGCTTGGCATGGCTTTGGCCCGCCAATATCCGCAATCAAAAGTGATTTTTACTGGTGATACGCTCAGCCTAACCCAGCATAGCATCTCAAGCGCAGATGTGGCGAGGATGCTGTTCACCCAATCGGGTATTGCGCCTAACCGTATGATTTTTGAACGTAAATCGCGCAATACAGTCGAAAATGCCGCGTTGACCGCCAAACTGGTCGAGGGCTATGAAACCGGGCCTTGGGTTCTTGTGACCTCGGCCTTTCACATGCCCCGCAGCGTGGCGGTATTTTGCCATGCAGGGTGGCGAAATATTGTGCCCTATCCCGTTGATTTTCGCTCTGGCCACTCGCTGGACCGGGTTAAATGGGACTTTGCGGGCCATATGGACGAGCTGAATGCCGGGGTGCGCGAATGGATCGGGCTGGTTGCCTATCGGCTTTCCGGTCGCATGGGGCAGCTGTTTTTACCGGGGTGTTAA
- a CDS encoding diguanylate cyclase translates to MMSVFDILCPCHAKLSPTGHILHLGPTLAKVLGDVPALPVRFLEMFELRRPHSAASMRVLFALAGQKLTFRLRSAPQTELKAVLALLPDGQGAVVNFSFGIAIQNAVQRHSLTHSDFASTDLAIEMLYLMEAKNAAMEASRTLNQRLQGAKIAAEEQAFTDTLTGLKNRRALNLVLGRLSEAKVPFTVMQLDLDYFKAVNDTYGHAAGDHVLQVAARILVEETRAEDTVVRLGGDEFALVFYNVINATRLAKLSQRIINRLEQPVPFQNNICRISGSIGIALFDRRSEASPEAMLEQSDQALYASKKAGRAQHSFFHCGAA, encoded by the coding sequence ATGATGTCGGTCTTTGATATTCTATGCCCCTGTCATGCGAAACTTTCGCCAACTGGGCATATTTTGCACCTTGGCCCCACCCTTGCCAAAGTGCTTGGGGATGTGCCGGCTCTACCGGTCCGGTTTTTAGAAATGTTCGAGCTGCGCCGCCCTCACTCTGCCGCCTCTATGCGGGTGCTTTTTGCCTTGGCTGGACAAAAGTTAACCTTCCGGCTGCGCAGCGCACCGCAGACAGAACTAAAGGCGGTTCTGGCGCTTTTACCGGACGGGCAGGGCGCGGTGGTAAATTTTTCTTTTGGCATCGCCATTCAAAATGCCGTTCAGCGCCACAGCCTGACCCATAGCGATTTCGCGAGTACCGATTTGGCCATTGAAATGCTCTATCTAATGGAGGCTAAAAACGCTGCGATGGAGGCATCGCGCACCTTGAACCAGCGGTTGCAAGGCGCAAAAATCGCCGCCGAAGAGCAGGCCTTTACCGATACGCTCACGGGTCTGAAAAACCGCCGCGCCCTGAATTTGGTTCTGGGGCGGCTGAGTGAGGCAAAAGTGCCCTTTACCGTGATGCAGCTTGACCTTGATTATTTCAAGGCGGTCAATGACACCTATGGCCATGCGGCCGGGGATCATGTTCTGCAGGTTGCGGCGCGGATTTTGGTCGAAGAAACCCGTGCCGAGGATACCGTGGTGCGCCTTGGCGGTGATGAGTTTGCCTTGGTATTTTATAATGTGATCAATGCGACGCGTCTGGCCAAGCTGTCCCAGCGCATTATCAACCGGCTCGAGCAGCCGGTGCCGTTTCAAAACAACATCTGCCGCATATCGGGCAGCATCGGCATTGCGCTTTTTGATCGCAGATCCGAGGCCAGCCCCGAGGCGATGTTAGAGCAATCGGATCAGGCGCTTTACGCTTCCAAAAAGGCCGGTCGCGCGCAGCATAGTTTTTTTCATTGCGGAGCGGCGTAA
- a CDS encoding heme NO-binding protein, giving the protein MLGLVNKAIENFTIDSYGDQFWQDVVQQNPEFELCFELMLKYPDRLTFDLCAALAAALKRPKVDVLEDLGTYLVSHKNGQTLRRLLRFGGESYEAFLISLDELNERSEIALSGLALPALRIERHSGALYHLVVAPEWPGFEAVMIGILRALADDYGALVWIEPIEPLRRMCRIEIKMLDASFSAGRQFVLAAADAAGGDDVGL; this is encoded by the coding sequence ATGCTTGGTTTGGTCAATAAGGCAATTGAAAATTTCACTATAGACAGCTACGGCGATCAGTTTTGGCAAGATGTGGTGCAGCAAAACCCAGAGTTCGAGCTCTGTTTTGAGCTTATGCTCAAATATCCCGACCGCCTCACATTTGATCTGTGCGCCGCTCTGGCTGCGGCGCTGAAGAGGCCAAAGGTGGATGTTTTAGAAGACCTCGGGACATACCTTGTCTCGCATAAAAACGGCCAAACCTTGCGCCGCTTGCTGCGCTTTGGCGGTGAAAGCTATGAAGCTTTTCTGATCTCATTGGATGAGTTGAACGAGCGATCTGAAATAGCTCTTTCTGGCCTTGCTCTGCCGGCGCTGCGCATCGAGCGTCATAGCGGGGCGCTCTATCATTTGGTCGTAGCCCCCGAATGGCCGGGATTTGAAGCCGTAATGATTGGCATTTTACGTGCACTGGCCGATGACTATGGCGCCCTGGTGTGGATTGAACCCATCGAACCTCTCCGCAGGATGTGCCGGATCGAAATTAAAATGCTTGATGCCAGTTTCAGCGCTGGGCGGCAATTTGTATTGGCGGCAGCGGATGCGGCAGGGGGTGATGATGTCGGTCTTTGA
- a CDS encoding methyltransferase encodes MAEPTPKRRRSGGRAGGALRRGSAAIEQMPWCLPVNPDRPTEPLNAEGVAAIHDGAMRILEDIGIEFLNPEACAILRQAGCTVTGENVRMGRDFVMEMVAKAPSQWTLTPRNSDRELIVGGPYMLFGAVSSPPSYWDMKTGTKVPGTRETCANLIKLSQYFNCIHFVGGYPVEPVDLHASTRHLDVLYDKLTLSDKVAHAYSLGKERVEDVIEMVRISGGWSDAEFDASPKMYTNINSTSPLKHDFPMLDGWMRLARRNQGLIVTPFTLAGAMAPVTMAGAVAQSIAEALCAVALAQYIRPGAACAIGTFTSNVDMKSGAPAFGTPEYMRATQMTGQLARFYGLPMRSSGVCAANVPDGQSMWETSNSLWAAVQSGTNIVYHAAGWLEGGLIASPEKFIMDCEVLQQIQRYFEPQTYATTEDDIALDAIKSVGNDGHFFGIQHTQDRYTTAFYQPFASDWRNYEAWEAAGGVWTPERAHQIYQKILEDFEAPPLDVAIREELADFVDRRKAEGGVPTDF; translated from the coding sequence ATGGCTGAACCAACGCCCAAACGCCGCAGAAGCGGGGGCCGCGCTGGCGGCGCGCTTCGCCGTGGCAGCGCAGCCATTGAACAAATGCCGTGGTGTTTGCCGGTCAACCCCGACCGGCCTACCGAACCGCTTAACGCAGAGGGCGTTGCAGCAATCCACGATGGCGCGATGCGCATCCTTGAGGACATCGGCATTGAGTTTCTCAATCCCGAAGCCTGCGCTATTTTACGGCAGGCCGGCTGCACCGTGACAGGGGAAAACGTGCGTATGGGCCGTGATTTCGTCATGGAAATGGTTGCCAAAGCCCCTAGCCAGTGGACGCTAACGCCGCGCAATTCTGACCGCGAATTGATCGTTGGTGGGCCCTATATGCTGTTTGGTGCGGTGTCATCGCCGCCCAGCTATTGGGATATGAAAACCGGCACAAAAGTCCCCGGAACGCGGGAAACCTGTGCAAACCTTATAAAGCTCAGCCAGTACTTCAACTGTATCCATTTCGTCGGTGGCTATCCCGTTGAACCCGTGGATCTGCATGCCAGTACGCGGCACTTGGATGTGCTTTATGACAAGCTGACCTTAAGCGATAAAGTTGCGCACGCCTATTCGCTGGGCAAAGAGCGTGTCGAAGATGTGATTGAAATGGTGCGGATTTCCGGCGGTTGGAGCGATGCTGAATTCGATGCCAGTCCAAAGATGTATACCAATATCAATTCGACCTCGCCGCTTAAACACGATTTTCCGATGCTGGATGGCTGGATGCGGCTAGCGCGGCGCAATCAAGGCCTGATCGTGACCCCTTTCACGCTCGCCGGTGCTATGGCACCGGTTACCATGGCGGGTGCCGTGGCACAATCCATCGCCGAGGCGCTTTGCGCCGTGGCCTTGGCGCAATACATCCGTCCCGGCGCCGCCTGCGCGATTGGTACCTTTACCTCAAACGTTGATATGAAATCTGGCGCACCCGCGTTTGGCACCCCCGAATATATGCGCGCCACCCAGATGACCGGACAGCTGGCGCGGTTTTACGGTCTGCCAATGCGCTCATCCGGTGTCTGCGCGGCTAATGTGCCGGATGGGCAATCCATGTGGGAAACTTCAAACAGTCTTTGGGCAGCTGTGCAATCAGGCACCAATATTGTCTATCATGCTGCCGGTTGGCTAGAAGGTGGGTTAATCGCAAGCCCCGAAAAATTCATCATGGATTGCGAGGTTTTGCAGCAAATCCAACGCTATTTTGAACCACAGACCTATGCCACCACCGAAGACGACATTGCGCTTGATGCCATAAAATCAGTTGGCAATGATGGCCACTTTTTTGGAATTCAACACACGCAGGATCGCTATACCACTGCATTTTACCAGCCCTTTGCGTCGGATTGGCGCAACTATGAAGCCTGGGAAGCCGCGGGCGGCGTGTGGACCCCAGAGCGGGCGCATCAGATTTACCAAAAAATTCTGGAAGATTTTGAAGCGCCGCCGTTAGATGTGGCTATTCGCGAGGAACTCGCCGATTTCGTGGATCGGCGCAAAGCCGAAGGCGGTGTTCCGACTGATTTCTAA
- a CDS encoding HAD-IA family hydrolase: MKIKGVLFDKDGTLFDFQKTWNAWSAQMIEHFSAGDAGRRNAIADAVGFDLARQAFDLDSIVIAGTNRQVAECVSAVLPDQNVDEVEDFLMQSSLTATVSEATPLVPFFQRLKGNDLKIGVMTNDTEAGARAHLDTVGALDLLDFVAGFDSGFGAKPAPGPLLAFAKAMGLSQDQVVMVGDSTHDLIAGRAAGMHTIGVLTGLAPRSELAPYADTILPDISHIPAYLGLS; the protein is encoded by the coding sequence ATGAAAATCAAAGGGGTATTGTTCGACAAAGACGGCACTTTGTTTGATTTTCAAAAAACCTGGAACGCCTGGTCGGCGCAAATGATCGAGCATTTTTCGGCAGGGGATGCGGGGCGCCGAAACGCCATAGCCGATGCCGTTGGCTTTGATCTTGCCCGCCAAGCGTTTGATCTTGATAGCATCGTAATCGCCGGCACCAACCGGCAGGTGGCCGAATGCGTTTCCGCTGTGCTGCCCGATCAAAATGTGGATGAGGTAGAAGATTTCCTAATGCAATCCAGCCTGACGGCCACGGTGAGCGAAGCCACCCCGCTTGTTCCGTTTTTTCAGCGTCTTAAAGGCAATGATTTGAAAATTGGGGTCATGACAAATGACACCGAAGCCGGCGCACGGGCGCATTTGGATACGGTTGGAGCTCTTGATCTGCTGGATTTTGTCGCGGGTTTTGACAGCGGGTTTGGCGCCAAACCGGCGCCGGGTCCCCTGCTTGCCTTTGCCAAAGCAATGGGGCTTTCGCAGGATCAGGTGGTGATGGTGGGTGACAGCACCCATGACCTGATCGCTGGACGTGCAGCCGGAATGCATACCATTGGGGTGTTGACCGGATTGGCCCCGCGAAGCGAGCTGGCGCCCTATGCCGATACCATATTGCCCGACATAAGTCACATTCCGGCCTATTTGGGTTTGTCCTAA
- a CDS encoding DUF3572 family protein, whose amino-acid sequence MTPEVAETYALKVLGWLVGEEEILPIFMGSSGSSAADIKERAQDADFLIAVLDFVMMDDAWVLACCQACALEPEAMQIARQSLPGGGMVNWT is encoded by the coding sequence GTGACCCCAGAAGTTGCTGAAACATATGCTTTAAAGGTGCTTGGCTGGTTGGTCGGCGAAGAGGAAATTTTACCGATTTTTATGGGTTCGAGCGGCAGCAGTGCCGCTGATATCAAAGAGCGGGCGCAGGATGCGGATTTTTTGATCGCTGTTCTCGACTTTGTGATGATGGATGATGCCTGGGTTTTGGCCTGCTGTCAGGCCTGCGCGCTTGAGCCTGAAGCAATGCAAATCGCGCGGCAGTCACTACCTGGGGGCGGCATGGTCAACTGGACCTGA
- a CDS encoding diguanylate cyclase, producing the protein MSGKVLLIDPIATNRISLGSILRAAHYQIHAVSGLSEVSSLLDDALFDAVIISLNSPLDLVKLKAMPALSNVPVIASQHAADDVARLALLHAGASDILTAPVARKVLLTGLRSLLRARNASAELQLREDTNRALGFHEAAPPFQSKSAAIVVCNDPKSCPGLLAKLQSIRNLSFSLRSDKQLFDPPQKQQSNSCFILCLTEKTARQALNILVEMRAHSATRHAAVIVAAPHSCADAAMDALDLGANDVLFDSYGTEEISFRISAQIQHKKTNDRLRATLQAGLNAAVTDSLTGLYNRRYALTHLSHLFDKSLRSGTELSLIMVDLDHFKRVNDQYGHAAGDAVLCAVANTLKGAIRASDLLARLGGEEFVVILPDTPADKAQGLAQRLCGLIRNLRIKAAPRQITASIGLSAIGPDRLRTGSNPHFEHLLHEADKALYAAKSKGRDQVSYFTPQAA; encoded by the coding sequence ATGTCTGGAAAGGTACTGCTGATCGATCCAATAGCGACCAACAGGATTTCGCTGGGCTCGATTTTAAGGGCAGCACACTATCAAATACATGCCGTTTCGGGCCTTAGTGAGGTATCATCTTTGCTCGATGACGCCCTTTTTGACGCCGTCATTATTTCTTTGAATTCACCTCTTGATCTGGTCAAATTAAAAGCCATGCCCGCCCTAAGCAATGTGCCGGTCATTGCCAGCCAGCACGCCGCCGATGATGTAGCGCGGCTTGCTCTTTTGCACGCAGGGGCCAGCGATATTTTAACCGCGCCTGTGGCACGCAAAGTGCTTTTGACAGGGCTGCGCAGTTTGCTAAGAGCCCGCAATGCATCGGCCGAATTGCAACTGCGTGAAGATACAAACCGTGCTTTGGGCTTTCATGAAGCCGCACCCCCGTTTCAATCCAAAAGTGCAGCTATCGTTGTTTGCAATGACCCCAAATCCTGCCCCGGTTTGCTGGCAAAACTGCAATCTATCCGAAACCTTTCATTTTCGCTACGATCGGACAAGCAATTATTTGATCCACCACAAAAGCAGCAGAGCAATTCCTGTTTCATCCTGTGTTTAACAGAAAAGACAGCACGGCAGGCGCTCAATATATTAGTTGAAATGCGCGCACATTCGGCCACCCGTCACGCAGCAGTGATTGTGGCGGCGCCGCACAGCTGCGCGGATGCTGCGATGGATGCGTTGGACCTAGGGGCTAATGATGTGCTGTTTGACAGTTATGGCACAGAAGAAATTTCATTTCGCATTTCCGCACAAATTCAACATAAAAAAACCAATGACCGGCTGCGGGCCACCCTCCAAGCAGGTTTAAATGCCGCCGTTACTGATTCTCTTACCGGGCTGTACAATCGGCGCTATGCTTTAACGCATCTTTCGCATTTGTTTGACAAATCGCTGCGATCAGGTACCGAATTATCTTTGATTATGGTGGACCTTGATCATTTCAAACGAGTAAATGACCAATACGGTCATGCGGCAGGCGATGCCGTGCTTTGCGCGGTGGCAAATACACTAAAGGGTGCAATCCGTGCCTCGGATCTTCTGGCGCGTCTGGGCGGCGAAGAATTTGTGGTAATATTGCCCGACACCCCTGCAGACAAAGCGCAAGGGCTTGCCCAGAGGCTGTGCGGATTGATTCGAAATTTGCGTATAAAAGCGGCGCCAAGGCAAATCACTGCCAGTATTGGGCTAAGCGCGATCGGACCAGATCGGCTGCGCACTGGATCAAATCCTCACTTTGAACATTTGCTGCACGAAGCCGATAAAGCGCTTTATGCCGCCAAATCCAAAGGCCGCGATCAGGTATCCTATTTCACCCCGCAAGCTGCCTAA